One part of the Anaeromyxobacter sp. Fw109-5 genome encodes these proteins:
- a CDS encoding peptidylprolyl isomerase — MTVTAFVSHRPLAGLAALALLASLAGCDRQSVVISGRTRVSPEEAAAYLSRRATSGDSDVDAALGELAERALLAEAARKADVDDDPTVKARLAAARREILAAEYLDRELAQADREDLLRERYAARKDQLARRRIHVAHVAFLARDGEPRAKAAAQSKASRAYARLAGGDAFEAVAKEMSEDPVTGAKGGDLGPLLEGEVDQGFFEAAAALTAGEFSKPIETPYGFHVVKALERVETVTPSFDDVRSALAAEARRETQVKLLERLREDVSVRVYPDRVKRRSLEQGEKK, encoded by the coding sequence ATGACCGTAACCGCATTCGTCTCGCACCGGCCGCTGGCCGGGCTCGCCGCCCTCGCGCTTCTGGCGTCCCTCGCGGGGTGCGACCGTCAGTCTGTGGTGATCTCCGGACGAACTCGCGTCTCGCCGGAGGAGGCGGCCGCTTACCTCTCGCGGCGCGCGACCTCGGGCGACTCCGACGTCGACGCCGCGCTCGGCGAGCTGGCGGAGCGGGCGTTGCTCGCGGAGGCGGCGCGGAAGGCAGACGTCGACGACGATCCGACCGTGAAGGCGAGGCTCGCCGCCGCGCGCCGCGAGATCCTCGCGGCGGAGTACCTCGATCGCGAGCTCGCGCAGGCGGATCGCGAGGACCTCCTTCGCGAGCGCTACGCGGCCCGGAAGGACCAGCTCGCGCGTCGGCGAATCCACGTGGCCCATGTGGCCTTCCTCGCCCGCGACGGCGAGCCGCGCGCCAAGGCGGCGGCGCAGTCGAAGGCATCCCGCGCCTACGCCCGGCTCGCCGGCGGCGACGCGTTCGAGGCCGTGGCGAAGGAGATGTCCGAAGATCCCGTCACCGGCGCGAAGGGAGGGGACCTCGGGCCGCTCCTCGAGGGCGAGGTCGACCAGGGGTTCTTCGAGGCGGCTGCCGCACTCACCGCCGGTGAGTTCTCGAAGCCCATCGAGACGCCCTACGGGTTCCACGTCGTGAAGGCGCTCGAGCGCGTCGAGACGGTCACGCCGAGCTTCGACGACGTGCGGAGCGCGCTCGCCGCCGAGGCGCGGCGGGAAACCCAGGTGAAGCTGCTCGAGCGACTGCGCGAGGACGTCTCGGTGAGGGTTTATCCGGATCGCGTGAAGCGACGGTCCCTGGAGCAGGGGGAGAAGAAATGA